The genomic interval CCCTTCTCAGCACTCTCTGTCTTAGGCTGTGCATTTGATCTCCCtcatcttttatgtattttttcctgccctaactaaactgaccatgtctgaagtcccatttccagcagctgatctgcacacaagcacttgcgattgctctctggatttcccttcccgttactctttgatcactcagacaTCTCTCAACAATCCAGTTGttgctttcagcttcaaggaggtaaaagcttccttgtcttttggTAGTCggtctaattctgtctttagccaactcttttattgtgtttattttgtcattcatttctgcctaaaatattttctcatggttATGCCTTGTGAATGGTGAAtctcattggtggcagtttgtccttggcatacagttgaggagtgtgctttcttttaatcatgaatcttatcagttttattttgtttgttcaaaaggaaacaaaagtccctctttgcctgtgtgcagccaggtctccaaggagagcaggtgggagctggtgcaaaggaggtggaacatccagctgcagactgcagtggagaagtctggggtaaggaaaagggatgcaagtcccaggtgggcaatgagagaaatgatggggttggggaggtgaggagcaaggttgtccacacagtgtcaggCCTCAAGTGTCAGaccttctccaaccagtccagacctccacaggagagaccctggatcGATATAATACtgatagaatattttctttaaacggaaaaattaatgaaatacaccctttaaaatagaaagacgcttttattagaagctttttgaaatctttctacaTAGTTACACCAAGAAAACTCTCTAATTCACTGTACAAGAGTAGAAGacaattacaagaagagacatggtttcttagagctttcttcagtgtaatgagccccatggtgcatttggtgctgagtccttgaaactcactgaggtgctgagaggagattgcacaaaccttgccagaagtcaaagtcagaagaaaaaagtactaagtaccttgaagtattaatgagttccactgagggcaagtaccagcaatgcctccccagggactcgttagagcagagaattggaggccatgatggcagataaacaaagggtcatgtgcaggcagctgaggtgctgagaaaagcctggttttgttggatgaagcagagaggccaaggcctgacccccagcccctgggaaggcagatcctgtccctcacccattgctcagggctcctcctggggcagggggatgtgggctgtgtgatgccgagtgaaggacaatggtgtgacagttcccagccttcctgggggtgtgcaaggaggccatgaggtgcccccagtgcctgaggacaacatggctcctcataggccttggtgacagagatgattgccatagccaaggggacaaagacctgggttctcttggtgacttccagccttgccagtgccctttgccatctccaccacaggttgtcctacactgtcccatggctgcttctctttccctgcagtcCGTAGACACCCAACTCGCTTTCTCCCCCTGCTCTCACCCTGGAGTTTCCatacattgactgatgtgtctccaATCTCATGCTCTGTTCCTCGAAACACAAGGTGGTGGACTGATCTCacgctccttctggatgatttcttgtaccacagcactaccctttgagggtggcagtgtttctctcctctactgtagaaaggaggaccctgaaaactactgacctgtcagcctcttacctgtgcctgggaagaacatgaaacagatcctcctagaagctctgCTATGGAACAgagaatggtgactcaaccactgccctgggcagcctgttccactgcttcacaaccttttccatgaaaaaatgcttcctaataccaattctgaaccttctctggcacaacctgaggccatttcctctcatcctatctcGTGCTACTCAGAAGAACAGCAACACtcttcatgctacaacctcttttcagatagttgtagagagcaaaagctctcccctcagcctcctgttctccaggctaaacacccccaggtccctcagctgctcctcagaagacttgtgctccaggctctcaacagccttgtcccctcctctgcactcactccagcacctcagggtcTTTCCTaaagtgaggggcccaaaactgaaccgaGGATTCAACTtctggcctcaccagcgctgagtacaaggggatgatcgctGCCACAGTTCTGCCCATTGCTCTATTCTTGGTGCACTCCAGGAGGctattggcctttttggccacctgggcacatgctggctcgtgttcagtcactgtcgatcaacacccccaggtctttttctgccaggcagctttccagccacacttcctcaagcctgtagtcttgcatggggttgttatgacccaagtgcaggccctggcacttggccttgttacaCCTCAGATAATTGACCTCAGCCCAATGAACCAGCAGCTCCATATCggtctgtagagccttcctaccctccagcagatcaacactcccacccaacctggtgtcatctgcaaacttactgagggtgcgcTCGATGCCCTCATCCAgaccattgataaagagattaaactggccccaatactgagccctggggaacaccactcatgaccggccgcaactggatttggctccgttcaccacaactctgtgggcccggccctccagccagttctttatccatcacagatacaccatccaggccatgggctgcagcttctccaggaggatgctgtgggatacagtgtcaaaggctttactcaagtctaagtacacaacatccacagcctgtgtggcggattcactcccccacgacagactttccctcatctgctaagccggtcaccttgtcatagaaggagatcaggctggtcaagcgggacttgcctttcataaatcatactgattgggcccgattgctcaTCTCCTATgtgtgacctcacagtccctttcccagccatgttcctgctatTGATctatcccctgcagaggcacaagtgacctcgcagtcccctccacagccattggcttcctactggcctatgagttcctgagacacagctgagcacatggcatcgtacccagccatcaccctccttgtggtccagtgtgtgagcagataaaactaagctgctttcatcaaatttatctaatagatttcctatcaagggtttgagtggagaaactttcctcagaggagctgctctaTTTACCCGGGTACactttatatctctgcttctgccttttttttttttcttcttcctgtgtctGTTCCATCTTGAAGGAGCTCTCCAGGGCAAAGATTCATGGAGTTATACAATAACGCAGATTGGAATTGACCCCTGAACACTATCTCTATCCCAATGATATATATGGCACCCCAAAgaatagctgatagcatttgtgctctcTTGGGTTCATCTCTaccacatgcacacaatggacatgcacatgatgtgtatgtttacaactcatctgtacaatgaaaatatggatttttgacctagtatttcatagaatcatagaatggcctgagttggaagggacccacaaggaatcatagaatccaactcctgtccctgcacaggacaaccccaaagttcacaccatgtatctgaggacgttgtccagtctcttcttcaacactgtcaggcttggggccgtgacacctccctggggagcctgttccagtgtccagcaccctctacgtgaagaaccttttcctcatctccaacctaaactttccctggcacatctaccttccattcccttgggttctatcattggtcactaaagagaagacatcagtaccttcccttctccccttgtgaggaagctgtagccaccatgaggtctccttttagtcctttcttcagctctgatgctgagaaaccccttgctttgctttctgaagcagaaaggagaagccatgacctccaggcaaagggaagggggatcctgtccctcacacacggctcagggctcttcctgggaccgtgggatgtgggtgtgcaaggccgagggaaggacaacactggtacaacaacttccagcttccccatggggctgcaaggaggcaacgaggccccagtgccatgaggacaacatgtcttctcctaggcctcagtggcacagaaaactgccatggccaaggggacagagacctgggttctgttggtcccttccagccttgccagcgccctttgccatctccatcacaggctgttctacacggtcctacatctgcccctctttccctgcaggctgcagacacccatctcgcttccccacctgctctcaccccagcatttctgtcccttcactgatgtgtctgcaccctcactggctgttctttggaacacaaagccatgggctgatccagctccctctgcgtgacctcttgcaccacagccctgcccttccagtcacatttcttcctcctgatatccagtcctcacctcccaagttgcactttctgactcttccctgcttcttcccacttccaagGAGAGCACGACCATCtaagaaactgcccttcatgcagggaacccaacctgctaggcttcttgtggttttttacctgaccagagagaagtaattTCACCACGATCTTCTAAATCCCGtgactgctgttggcctttcagcttctctgatagacacgaccatgttcctgctgctgtcccgtcatgttctcaggtgggatggacatgacaagccatctccaaggcctcttcctgggtagggcctgtgggtacctTGGCAGagattctttcccagccatgtccctgctgctggcctgtcacctccagagacagaactgatctcactgtccccttcacagccacacgcttctgAGTGGATTATGAGattctgagacacaactgacctcataataccagcacccatccatccccctccttagccaggacctgaccaagactgaagcatgttctacgcagtcctacacctgcccctcttaccctgcaggctgtagacacccatctggcTTCCTCACTTTGTTCAAATCCATCAAATagatttcctactaacaatgtgcatgaaaagcactcttctctggaactgctgtatttctgttaacaccttctatatctccccttttgcctttcttttttttctactattctTCTATgtattctctctccagaaacctctccaaggcaaaaaatctttcaaatcagagaataactcaggtttgaagacagcccttgtctcactcatcttgtctcaccctcctgctcaaggcagggtcaaccaggtgaggttgctcaaggcctccacccaggtttgcatcatcctcaaaggtgctgaaagtgcactctgttacatcttagaggggggaaaataaagatgttcaatagtgttggcccaagtgccagtcactgagagatgacactagCAACTGGTTGCATGGAGAACTTTGTACCactcatgatatttgggcttaatGGTTCAGCATCCCagccagcatccacttcttgagccccatcgGCACCACTCTGCCCGGAAGGacaccatggctgaggccttgcaagcaccctgtacacaacatgcctttctttcccctgtccatttgggtcaagcaatcccttccttcgccttcacattccaggaaatgggtgtaggaggacatgtcccatccccttcccagggagggaggtagggtgtcCAGCCTGTAACTCTCCCAgttccttttcctgctcttcttgaagatgggtttgaggtctgcgttttctaaggaccccagaaccattctggtttctatggcactattgagagcacaatccggaatcatgggaagggtgacgtagcagacaagAACAcgtgcaatgagcctgtccaaggcagctgagatgaatttCACTGGTcaaatggggtttgttcctgtagtcaaacacagaaatgtccgggttctgtcaggtgtcaacatctgagctggcctcatggactccttatgcacccagggatgctcagagacagagtctgtcccttttacacaaagAGGCAGGTGTCACAGAGTCCCTCTcgacctcctgttgccactcccaaagggcaggagacacctgagccctgtggtgtgtcaccctgctctgcactcatctgagtTGTGCCACGGCAGGAAGAATGGACACAAGGAGCTCGCttgaaggaagcacatcccagtgctgcattcaggcagtTAACAATGGGATGTTACTTCCAAcaccaagtgacctcaagatcttgtctgtcccacaggccttcatggaaccctaaggaatagttgatggtgtttgtgatcactcgggttcatgtcacctcaagtacatgacgtgcatgctcacaattcatctgtacaaagcaaacacGAACTGCTGaactggctgtgagaggacactgctgtgtgcccagccctgcacacacacactgtgcagctgcacaatggtgtttcatctgtgggccacttttGAAGCCATATGcttgagagaaactttgcaAGAAGATATAAACCATCAtgcactgccctgaggagatgaccgttctttctggaaaggctgttctgaggccagctctgtcacagcagtgcccattgcctgtccctgcctgcgctcacaggactcacacacagcaggacggtgaccaagctgccagagcactcaggccttgcaccaacacaagggatgagaaggagagtgtgggagtggaacgagaacagctctggaagaccaagggctgctgctccctggcagcgctgccaggctgggactctGTTCCCCTCCACTaatgcagacagaaactgtccctgcagctccaaaaaggccttaaaaggagatctcaggggaaaaataaaacaaaatgaaacactgcagggccttttattcttttttaaaaaaaaatagagaaaagggctcctcatttccatggacacttggtcagaaaaaaaggcagacagtgaattaggaaagggatgacaacattatcacaaaacaccaccaccacaacaacaacaaaacagctaTGGCTGAGCCTGCAATAAGTTACACTATAACTGCTATACAGAGGATGacagtttgttgctgtttgttattGAAAACATCCAGTTATCAGtttccacactgaatcctggagctcctggttcctcatgctgtagatgagggggttcactgctggaggcaccaccgagtacagaacagacaccaccaggtccagccGTGGGGATGAGATGGGAGGGGGTTTCAGGTAAGCCAACATGCCAGTGATGACAAAgagggagaccacagccaggtgaggcaggcaggtggaaaaggctttgtgccgtccctgctcagaggggatcctcagcacagccctgaagatctgcacataggacaccacaatgaaaacaaaacatccctCAAAAAAAACTGCACTAAACATgagaagcccaagttccctgaggtaggcatgTGAGCAtgagagcttgaggatctgggggatttcacagaagaactggtccacagcattgcccttgcacagtggcagtgaaaatgtgttggccgtgtgcagcagagcattgagaaacccagtggcccaggcagctgctgccatgtggacacaagctctgctgcccaggagggtcccgtagtgcaggggtttgcagatggcaacgtagcggtcataggacatgatggtgagcataGAATACTCTGCTGCTAAcaagaagacaaacaaaaagatctgtgcagcacatcccaaaaaggagatggctctggtgtcccagagggaattggccatggatttggggagagtggtggagatgcagcccaggtcaaggagcgagaggttgagcaggaagaagtacatgggggtgtggaggtgctggtcacaggctatggtggtgatgatgaggccgttgcccaggagggcagccaggtagatgcccaggaagagccagaagtgcaagagctgcagctcccgtgtgtctgcgaatggcaggaggaggaactggatgatggagctgctgttggacatttgctgtttcttggaATGTGGACtctgttcaaaaaaagaaaaaccaatgTAAAATTAGGACAAACTCCTCTTAGCAAATCCACATCATTTTTTATAGATATCACCCCAATAGAAATGCATTTCgtttctctgttgtgtgctggctgagtgtgctgtgaggagcaggacctctgcccgtgtgctgcccagcagccagctttgctctgctgcagtgaggacataggagctggtttgtgacacCTCTGACATTCACAAGGAATGGCAGATGTAATCCACCTGCaatgaaaaagtttaatatCTGTCCTCATGGCTATCAAGGGCTTGGGCTGCAAAGGAGACAATtagcatatttttataaatattttatctgggtttttttattttccatcaccACATCAGGTGAGTGCTGTTTTTTCAGGGGTAGAAATACTAATTTCTATGATTGAAAATGTGATGAATCGAGAGACAGGAGAGGCAAAAAGGCTCAGCTTTCTCTGGTGCTTTATTGAGTCAGACAGCAGAAGTCTCCATCAGgatttttctcatctgtctgtgcttcagtttgtgctgCCATTAAAATGACTTTAGGCACATATTATTCTAATTAATCCAAACAACTggactcacactggagcaggagagccctgtttgaaagggcagatctgcaaactcttccctgccccagcccagaggtggagatgtgatggagagagcaggataCGACCCCTCACAGAGacaagcaaaggactctggcaggagagtgcggaccccaaggaaaggctcagcactcctggcatcctacagcagagctgggcctttctgggggcagctggtgagcccagcaggacaggcagagcagagtcagggctcctggagatgggatgtgctaaagggacagtccgatcattgcccagcagacaacccccagcagccacctgcagagcaggagcaaaagagctcctgaacagcccctgctctgctgcctggagctgtccctgcctgcagctgtgtctctgtgcccaggtctcctcctgtcagtgtcacagaccccatcccagccgctgtgtgctcagctctgccctgcagacccctcccagcagccgggcactgcccaggggcagctctgtgtgggccggctctggTGGGAACACCAGACAAACAataatgagcatggaaaagtcatcctgatgctgtctgtAAGCCAGagtgtgttgatttctgatactcacaGGTTTATTCACTACTAAGAGTCacagatttggaatttcagttcatcctcctgaactgagacattaatttctgtgtcccCTTGGGCTCATAGACAATCTAGAGTACAAGACTGATAGAACAGGATCCTTCATTTCCACAAAGCCCCTGGCTTGCTGTGCCTTTCCAAACGTCTCCAAGGAATGTCctaaagtgatctggagctaTGAGCACCCCCGTTCCAAGCAGAACCTATAGCatgaccctgcccagccagaggttgctccttccccccacagcttctccccacagcaccgtggggatctccccgggcaggctgagcgctgaccctggcaggcggcagagtccctgccccggcacagccctggggtgcagggaccctgctctgcaggacagccctgggcacccctgggtgctcacctggcctcacagctgttcaacattgcctgccaAGAGCCCCCTCCAtacagatcccacaagctgtgcctgtgatAACTTGAGGAGACACCTCCAGGAGCTACAACTGCATTGCCCTGgacccagagacttaccatgtcaagggctgcaaagttTTCTCccccagtgagctctcagtcatcctcccaatcctgaccacctttaatctctctctgccttgctcgtctccctgagatccccaggcagagccctcagccctgctgcgctttgcagaggagctgctcctgggcagagctgtctctctgcagcgctgccgcttgccatgagctccctctgtcccaggagcc from Caloenas nicobarica isolate bCalNic1 chromosome 29, bCalNic1.hap1, whole genome shotgun sequence carries:
- the LOC135999765 gene encoding olfactory receptor 14A16-like codes for the protein MSNSSSIIQFLLLPFADTRELQLLHFWLFLGIYLAALLGNGLIITTIACDQHLHTPMYFFLLNLSLLDLGCISTTLPKSMANSLWDTRAISFLGCAAQIFLFVFLLAAEYSMLTIMSYDRYVAICKPLHYGTLLGSRACVHMAAAAWATGFLNALLHTANTFSLPLCKGNAVDQFFCEIPQILKLSCSHAYLRELGLLMFSAVFFEGCFVFIVVSYVQIFRAVLRIPSEQGRHKAFSTCLPHLAVVSLFVITGMLAYLKPPPISSPRLDLVVSVLYSVVPPAVNPLIYSMRNQELQDSVWKLITGCFQ